The Bacillus sp. BGMRC 2118 genome contains a region encoding:
- a CDS encoding amidohydrolase encodes MKTLFKNATIYPITSSPMKNADLYVVDGKIKEIGYNIEPTDDTFVMECNEQYLFPGFVDVHTHLGLYDEGTGWAGNDANETIEPLTPHIRAFDSMNPLDIGFTDAVQHGVTTAHIMPGSANVIGGTTAVIKTHGRNVSKMLIQETAGLKVALGENPKRIHSHGSNDSITRMGIMGMLREAFYQAKHCDRPDDFRVRPIVKALKREIPVRIHAHRADDIMSAMRFAEEFDLDFRIEHCTEGHLIPNEFEGKQIKVSVGPTLTRRSKIELKNKSWKTYQALADAGVEVSITTDHPYIPIQYLNTCAAIAVREGLDEQKALEGITITAARNLRVEDRLGSLETGKDADIVLWDHHPFHYLAKTRLTMINGEIIYKKN; translated from the coding sequence ATGAAAACGTTATTTAAAAATGCAACAATCTATCCAATCACCTCATCTCCCATGAAGAATGCTGATCTTTATGTTGTGGATGGGAAGATAAAGGAAATTGGGTACAATATTGAGCCGACAGATGATACATTTGTGATGGAATGTAATGAACAATATTTGTTTCCCGGCTTCGTTGATGTTCATACACATTTAGGTTTATATGATGAGGGAACTGGCTGGGCTGGTAACGATGCGAATGAAACGATTGAACCTTTGACACCTCATATTCGGGCTTTTGATAGTATGAATCCGCTCGATATTGGGTTTACAGATGCAGTGCAGCATGGAGTGACAACTGCACATATTATGCCTGGAAGTGCAAATGTAATTGGTGGAACAACCGCTGTCATTAAAACACATGGAAGAAATGTATCCAAGATGCTTATACAAGAAACAGCTGGACTTAAGGTTGCACTTGGCGAAAATCCTAAACGAATTCATAGTCACGGGAGTAATGATTCTATAACTCGGATGGGGATAATGGGTATGCTCAGGGAAGCCTTCTATCAGGCAAAGCACTGTGACCGCCCTGATGATTTTCGTGTTCGTCCAATAGTAAAAGCTTTAAAGCGTGAGATTCCAGTTCGAATACACGCACATCGCGCTGATGACATTATGTCTGCGATGAGGTTTGCAGAGGAATTTGATTTAGATTTTAGAATTGAGCATTGTACGGAAGGTCATTTAATTCCAAATGAATTTGAGGGTAAACAAATTAAAGTAAGTGTCGGTCCAACATTAACACGCCGGTCCAAAATTGAATTAAAAAACAAGTCATGGAAAACATACCAGGCTTTAGCTGATGCAGGAGTTGAAGTATCGATTACAACCGATCATCCGTATATCCCGATTCAGTACTTAAATACTTGTGCTGCAATCGCCGTTCGTGAAGGATTAGATGAGCAAAAGGCACTAGAAGGTATTACGATTACAGCTGCTCGTAACTTGCGTGTTGAAGACCGTTTAGGCAGTCTTGAAACAGGTAAAGATGCGGACATAGTGTTATGGGACCACCATCCATTTCACTATTTAGCGAAGACTCGGTTAACCATGATAAATGGAGAAATAATTTACAAAAAAAATTAA
- a CDS encoding TIGR01777 family protein: protein MKIAIAGGTGFVGKALTKALVEKGDEVLILTRNIPSSKEEGVRYVRWLGENTFPENELDGVHTIINLAGESLNSGRWTEARKERIYNSRIRATREINRIINHMKKKPSTLINASAVGYYGTSRTDIYTEETKEHSHDFLGEVVWSWEEEARIAEESGVRVVFVRFGVILDKNEGALPRIVLPYQLFAGGTVGSGEQWLSWIHINDVVGLVLFAINQEQINGPLNVVSPEPVTMREFGKCVGRVLHKPHWLPAPGFALKLLLGEMSILVLEGQKVLPKVAEEYGYNFLYPTLEEALADILKS from the coding sequence ATGAAGATCGCAATTGCAGGCGGGACAGGCTTTGTTGGTAAAGCATTAACAAAAGCACTTGTCGAGAAAGGTGATGAAGTGCTGATCTTGACCCGGAATATCCCCTCTTCAAAGGAGGAAGGAGTTCGCTATGTTAGATGGTTAGGTGAGAACACATTTCCAGAAAATGAACTTGACGGAGTTCATACAATCATTAATTTAGCAGGGGAATCCTTAAATAGTGGTAGGTGGACAGAAGCTAGAAAAGAACGAATCTACAATAGCCGTATTCGTGCCACAAGGGAGATTAATCGTATCATTAACCATATGAAGAAGAAACCTTCCACTCTTATTAATGCTAGTGCTGTTGGATATTATGGGACTTCTCGGACTGACATCTATACAGAAGAAACGAAAGAACATAGCCATGATTTTTTAGGAGAAGTGGTTTGGTCATGGGAGGAAGAAGCACGTATAGCTGAGGAGTCCGGAGTACGTGTCGTATTTGTACGTTTCGGGGTCATTCTTGATAAGAATGAAGGTGCTTTGCCAAGAATCGTTCTCCCTTACCAGTTATTTGCAGGTGGAACAGTTGGAAGTGGAGAACAATGGCTGTCATGGATACATATCAATGATGTGGTTGGATTGGTTTTATTCGCCATCAATCAAGAACAAATTAATGGTCCACTCAACGTTGTCTCACCAGAACCTGTGACAATGAGGGAATTTGGGAAGTGTGTAGGACGAGTGCTACACAAGCCTCACTGGTTACCTGCACCTGGTTTTGCATTGAAATTATTATTAGGTGAAATGAGTATATTAGTGTTAGAAGGACAAAAGGTGTTACCAAAGGTAGCCGAGGAATACGGATATAATTTTTTGTATCCTACACTTGAAGAGGCATTAGCAGACATACTAAAATCATAA
- the recX gene encoding recombination regulator RecX, whose translation MAIITKITTQQKNKERYNIFLDDGNGEKYAFSVHQDVLIANDLKKGKEIDELDIEELAFADDITKAKQHGMIFLSYRMRSTLEVIQYLREKEYGEPVISEVIHKLTELKYLNDEEFARAYVRTNSRVGLKGPTILKQELVQKGIQQFVIEMVLADYTIEEQIEYAEVIVNKTIKKSKNVSSRVQHQKIHEALSRKGFPQDTIRAVLQQIDTQKEDDAEWEAMCVAGAKAHRRLKKLSGSELEYKIKQTLYQKGFGLDLIENYLQSEEWNELLIDNDF comes from the coding sequence ATGGCCATCATTACAAAAATCACAACACAACAAAAAAATAAAGAGCGCTACAATATATTCCTTGATGATGGAAATGGAGAGAAGTATGCATTTAGTGTCCACCAAGATGTATTGATAGCTAATGATTTAAAAAAAGGAAAAGAGATTGATGAACTTGATATTGAGGAACTCGCTTTTGCAGATGATATTACAAAGGCTAAGCAGCACGGAATGATTTTCCTCTCTTATCGTATGAGATCAACATTAGAAGTTATTCAATATTTACGTGAAAAAGAATATGGAGAACCTGTTATTTCTGAAGTTATACATAAGTTAACAGAATTGAAATATCTTAATGATGAAGAATTTGCACGAGCTTATGTAAGGACAAATTCAAGAGTGGGGCTTAAGGGTCCGACTATACTAAAGCAAGAACTTGTGCAAAAGGGAATTCAACAATTTGTAATTGAGATGGTTTTAGCTGACTATACAATAGAAGAGCAAATAGAGTATGCGGAAGTCATTGTAAATAAGACCATAAAAAAGTCGAAAAACGTATCTAGTCGGGTTCAACATCAGAAAATTCATGAAGCACTGTCCAGAAAAGGATTTCCTCAAGATACGATACGTGCAGTGCTGCAGCAGATAGATACTCAAAAGGAAGATGATGCAGAATGGGAGGCGATGTGCGTAGCAGGAGCAAAAGCACACCGCCGTCTTAAAAAGTTATCAGGTTCCGAGCTAGAGTATAAAATAAAGCAAACACTTTATCAAAAAGGTTTTGGACTGGACTTAATAGAAAATTATCTACAATCAGAAGAGTGGAACGAACTATTAATTGATAATGATTTCTAA
- a CDS encoding SDR family oxidoreductase has product MNSIVITGGGTGLGRELALLYSSPIDHIILLGRTESSLIKTKELIENKGNKATYYICDMQNLESIKSTVEKIMTNFSVHTLINNAGIGTFGPFEDMEDDAIYHMIHTNVLGTIFITKYLLSSLKQSSAPKIVNIISTAGLRGKVNEVVYCSSKFAIKGFTESLQKELESTNVTVTGVYMGGMDTPFWDQSTHITDKSRLRSPADVAKQIKEQDDRMLEIIIN; this is encoded by the coding sequence TTGAATTCAATTGTTATTACTGGTGGTGGAACTGGGTTAGGAAGAGAGCTTGCTCTTTTGTATAGTTCACCTATTGATCACATTATACTACTTGGTAGAACAGAATCTTCCCTAATTAAGACAAAGGAACTGATTGAAAACAAAGGAAATAAAGCAACATATTATATATGTGATATGCAGAACCTTGAGTCAATTAAATCAACGGTAGAAAAAATAATGACTAACTTTTCAGTTCATACTCTCATTAATAATGCTGGTATTGGAACGTTTGGGCCATTTGAGGATATGGAAGACGATGCCATTTACCACATGATTCATACGAATGTTCTAGGGACTATTTTTATCACCAAATATTTACTTTCGTCTTTGAAGCAAAGTTCAGCCCCAAAGATTGTCAATATTATCTCCACAGCTGGACTTCGAGGAAAAGTAAACGAAGTTGTTTACTGCTCCAGCAAGTTTGCGATTAAAGGTTTTACTGAAAGTCTCCAGAAGGAGTTGGAATCTACCAATGTAACGGTTACAGGTGTTTATATGGGAGGAATGGATACCCCATTTTGGGATCAATCCACTCATATAACAGATAAATCACGTCTAAGATCACCTGCTGATGTTGCAAAGCAAATTAAAGAACAAGATGATAGGATGTTAGAAATCATTATCAATTAA
- a CDS encoding DUF1811 family protein, translating into MEKRYSQMSQVELDQEIRTLHEKARKAEQLGMVNEFAVLERKIHMAKAYLLNRDDFKAGEVYEIEQDPGSFFKIDYVDGVFAWGSRLNGLDKEEALPISLLKKMNK; encoded by the coding sequence ATGGAAAAACGATATAGTCAAATGTCTCAAGTAGAGTTAGATCAAGAAATTCGTACCTTACATGAAAAGGCAAGAAAAGCTGAACAGCTTGGTATGGTGAATGAATTTGCTGTATTAGAACGTAAAATACACATGGCAAAAGCATATTTGCTAAACAGAGATGACTTTAAAGCTGGTGAGGTTTACGAGATTGAACAAGATCCTGGCAGTTTTTTTAAGATTGATTATGTAGATGGAGTGTTCGCCTGGGGATCTAGGTTAAATGGTTTAGATAAAGAGGAAGCACTACCCATTTCATTATTAAAGAAAATGAACAAATAG
- a CDS encoding small, acid-soluble spore protein K, with amino-acid sequence MRNKETGFPNQGNNKFEGEPRAKAEYASKRADGSINTHPQERMRASGLREEQ; translated from the coding sequence ATGCGAAATAAAGAAACTGGATTCCCGAACCAAGGAAATAACAAGTTCGAGGGAGAACCACGTGCAAAAGCAGAATACGCTTCAAAACGCGCTGACGGATCCATTAACACACATCCTCAAGAGAGAATGCGTGCTTCCGGTTTGCGCGAGGAACAATAA
- a CDS encoding metal-dependent hydrolase, which yields MDTGTHFVMGIALGGIATLDPVIAQDSVTANAVLFGTIAGSQAPDLDTILKLRNNAYYIRNHRGITHSIPAVILWPLLITGLISLFAPGANIFHLWIWTFIAVILHVFVDIFNAYGTQALRPFSRKWVALGVINTFDPFIFFMHIVGIVVWQLGLDPALTFLGVFTIIAIYYVIRYRMKLNVANAVKNLLPDATDIIISPTYYFNQWHVAVKSEKHFYVIRAVRGKIEIQDTFDRQPIPDIPVINAACKDDNLAAFLSFSPVYRWEAFEYKEHYEVRFIDLRYRSKGYYPFVAVVKLDFHLNILNSYTGWIFSEKKLRKKLEFLPSK from the coding sequence ATGGATACAGGTACCCATTTTGTGATGGGAATCGCACTTGGCGGGATAGCAACATTAGATCCTGTTATTGCACAAGATTCAGTCACTGCAAATGCAGTCTTGTTTGGAACGATTGCTGGATCACAAGCACCTGATTTAGATACAATTTTAAAATTGCGCAATAATGCGTACTATATACGAAACCATAGAGGAATTACTCATTCTATCCCAGCAGTTATTCTATGGCCACTTCTTATAACCGGGTTGATTTCTTTATTTGCACCTGGGGCAAATATATTCCACCTATGGATTTGGACATTTATTGCTGTAATCCTTCATGTTTTTGTCGACATATTCAACGCTTATGGGACACAGGCGCTTCGACCTTTTTCGCGAAAATGGGTTGCACTAGGTGTTATTAATACGTTTGATCCTTTTATATTTTTCATGCATATTGTTGGTATTGTTGTATGGCAGCTCGGTTTAGATCCTGCTCTTACGTTTCTCGGTGTATTTACCATAATTGCCATTTACTATGTTATACGTTATCGTATGAAGCTAAATGTGGCGAATGCTGTCAAAAACTTACTACCTGATGCAACTGATATTATCATCTCGCCAACGTATTACTTTAATCAATGGCATGTAGCCGTGAAATCCGAAAAACATTTCTATGTTATTAGAGCGGTTAGAGGAAAAATTGAAATTCAAGACACATTTGACCGGCAACCGATTCCTGATATTCCAGTTATCAATGCTGCCTGTAAAGATGATAATCTTGCAGCCTTTCTGTCTTTTTCACCCGTTTACCGATGGGAAGCATTTGAATATAAGGAGCATTATGAGGTGCGATTTATAGATTTACGTTATAGAAGCAAAGGTTATTATCCATTTGTAGCTGTTGTTAAGCTTGATTTCCATTTAAATATCTTAAATTCGTATACAGGCTGGATATTTAGTGAAAAGAAATTACGTAAAAAGTTGGAGTTTCTTCCTTCAAAATAA
- the mutY gene encoding A/G-specific adenine glycosylase: protein MKDFKIDQFQHDLITWFEREQRDLPWREDQNPYKVWVSEIMLQQTRVDTVIPYFLNFIKQFPTIESLATADEELVLKAWEGLGYYSRVRNLQTAVREVHENYGGTVPNTPEEISKLKGIGPYTTGSILSIAYGVPEPAVDGNVMRVLSRILSIWDDIAKPKTRKIFETIIRDIISKENPSFFNQGLMELGAIVCTPSSPSCLLCPVQEHCQAFQDGTQKELPVKTKKNMVKELPMAACVFVTEDDKVLISKRPDSGLLAKLWEFPNVEVVKELTSPKEQLKTFAEEMFNVSVQIDDVIGTLQHVFSHLTWNLTVYKGRLTEKPNQSDTVKVVTASELEKYAFPVSHQKIWKQYLEDKKGQLV, encoded by the coding sequence ATAAAAGACTTTAAAATAGATCAGTTTCAGCACGACTTAATTACGTGGTTTGAACGTGAACAACGAGATTTACCGTGGAGAGAAGACCAAAATCCATACAAAGTTTGGGTTTCTGAAATTATGCTTCAACAAACAAGAGTAGATACAGTCATTCCTTACTTTTTAAACTTCATCAAACAGTTCCCGACTATTGAAAGTCTTGCAACGGCGGATGAAGAACTCGTATTAAAGGCATGGGAAGGTCTCGGTTATTACTCAAGGGTCAGAAATTTGCAAACTGCTGTACGTGAGGTACATGAAAATTATGGCGGGACTGTTCCTAATACGCCTGAGGAAATTTCAAAGCTAAAAGGCATTGGTCCCTATACAACAGGCTCAATTTTGAGTATCGCTTACGGTGTTCCTGAACCTGCAGTTGATGGCAATGTTATGAGAGTATTATCAAGAATTCTGTCCATTTGGGATGACATTGCCAAACCAAAAACGAGAAAGATCTTTGAGACCATTATCCGCGATATAATTAGTAAAGAAAACCCATCGTTTTTTAACCAGGGATTAATGGAACTAGGGGCAATTGTTTGTACACCTAGTTCACCATCATGTTTGTTATGTCCTGTTCAAGAGCATTGTCAGGCCTTTCAAGATGGGACACAAAAAGAGCTGCCGGTCAAAACAAAAAAGAATATGGTTAAGGAATTACCGATGGCAGCCTGCGTATTTGTAACAGAGGATGATAAAGTATTGATCAGTAAAAGACCAGATTCAGGACTGTTAGCAAAGTTATGGGAATTTCCAAATGTAGAAGTGGTAAAGGAACTAACATCGCCAAAAGAACAGCTCAAAACCTTTGCTGAGGAAATGTTTAATGTTAGTGTCCAAATTGATGATGTAATTGGCACGCTGCAACACGTTTTTTCTCACCTAACATGGAATTTAACAGTATACAAGGGTAGATTGACAGAGAAACCGAATCAATCGGATACCGTTAAAGTAGTAACTGCATCCGAGTTGGAGAAGTATGCGTTCCCGGTATCACACCAAAAAATCTGGAAGCAATATTTAGAAGATAAAAAAGGCCAGCTAGTCTAG
- the fabL gene encoding enoyl-[acyl-carrier-protein] reductase FabL: MTQKVALVTGSSRGIGKAIALRLAKQGYDIIVNYARSKSAAEETAKEIEALGRKAVVIKANVGKPEKIKEMFKEIDEHFDRLDIFVSNAASGVLRPLMELEESHWDWTMDINSKALLFCAQEAAKRMETSGGGKIVSLSSLGSIRYLENYTTVGVSKAAVESLTRYLAVELAPKNIVVNAVSGGAVDTDALKHFPNREELLEDARKNTPAGRMVEPEDLVNAVMFLLSDEAQMVRGQTIIVDGGRSLLV, translated from the coding sequence ATGACACAGAAGGTCGCATTAGTTACAGGAAGCAGTAGAGGAATTGGAAAAGCCATTGCATTACGTTTAGCAAAGCAAGGCTATGACATTATCGTCAACTATGCTCGCAGTAAATCAGCTGCCGAAGAAACTGCTAAAGAAATCGAAGCATTAGGAAGAAAAGCAGTTGTGATAAAAGCTAATGTAGGAAAGCCGGAAAAAATTAAAGAAATGTTTAAAGAAATTGATGAACATTTTGACCGTCTCGATATTTTTGTTAGTAACGCAGCATCCGGAGTATTACGACCATTAATGGAGTTAGAAGAATCTCATTGGGACTGGACAATGGATATTAACAGTAAGGCCTTATTGTTTTGTGCACAAGAAGCAGCAAAGAGAATGGAGACATCAGGTGGAGGGAAGATTGTCAGCCTAAGTTCTCTTGGTTCAATCCGGTACTTAGAAAACTATACAACGGTTGGTGTATCTAAGGCTGCGGTTGAATCGTTAACAAGATATCTAGCAGTAGAACTTGCTCCGAAAAATATCGTCGTCAATGCTGTGTCAGGTGGAGCAGTAGATACTGATGCACTTAAACACTTCCCGAACCGAGAAGAGCTTCTAGAAGATGCTAGAAAAAATACACCAGCAGGTCGTATGGTTGAACCAGAAGACCTAGTAAATGCTGTTATGTTCCTATTATCTGATGAAGCCCAGATGGTAAGAGGACAAACCATTATTGTAGATGGTGGACGATCCTTGTTAGTGTAA
- a CDS encoding DEAD/DEAH box helicase, with protein sequence MKKITVKQIKDMCGMVSYKKGDVFFKANKVTFIQSTTHSYQAVVKAVEEFNVTIQYDDQHNMMTACTCPKLSSFQKECQHVAAVLLAIHHNQKDIKTYQEIPTHFNDSLQSLLSHHSLTPARHRNRFETRQVVELQLLCDIQTGEKSLLKIELMINDVQVKDMMEFLLALDQGLPYTLSSDFTFNTELFCFIREDEALLRQFIHISRDQTFISESYLIIPPSHWDQIKTLLQEAPLAKIKGKPILITNETLPLSFHLTEAKNHSYLLNVEGLGKLEFLETYSTILSDGKLVNLERKEFNLLLDIDKLLKKSPSIQVPKKQLSSFIEKVVPSLRKLGVVHLSSTIVNEMNEVPLVAKIYLDRLKNRLLIGLEFQYDNIMIDPLDELADESSYVLVRDIEKEQAILTLLEDSECTKTDGGFYLHNEALEYEFLHYIVPKLQKLAQIYATTAVRNRIFRGNGKPRIRVKVNKERTNWLDFKFKMDGIAEDEIRGLLSAIEEKRKYYRLKNGSLFSLESKEIEEIQRFLTTIPDETDIHEEFSLPITKSAKYLSIFGEHDAYEAENTFKDFLSALQSPTTYHDDLPIPLQDTLRNYQKQGFTWMKTLSLYGFGGVLADDMGLGKTIQSIAFISSELSNLRKRKPVLIVCPSSLTYNWLAEFGKFTPHIQAMVIDGEKKERAAIQSDSSEYDVLITSYPLLRKDIEWYEKQSFHTIFFDEAQAFKNPTTQTAKAAKKLQAENRFALTGTPVENSPEELWSIYNIVFPELFQGLTEFSHLTSKDIAKRVRPFLLRRLKEDVLQELPAKNETTQSIELSKHQKELYAGYLAKLRHDTLKHLDKDTLRKNRIKILAGLTRLRQICCHPGLFVDGYKGESSKLEQLLEIIDECKQAGRKVLIFSQFTKMLQIIGQSLTKQGVPYFYLDGQTASEDRLELCNRFNDGERSFFLISLKAGGTGLNLTGADTVILYDSWWNPAVEEQAMDRAHRIGQSSVVEVIKLVTKGTIEEKISELQEKKKQMIEEIMDTEENQGYKLSDEDIREILNL encoded by the coding sequence ATGAAGAAAATTACAGTAAAGCAAATTAAAGACATGTGTGGAATGGTCTCCTATAAAAAAGGAGACGTGTTTTTCAAAGCGAATAAAGTAACCTTTATTCAATCAACTACACATTCATATCAAGCCGTTGTAAAGGCTGTGGAAGAATTTAACGTAACTATTCAATATGATGATCAACATAACATGATGACAGCCTGTACATGTCCTAAGCTCTCCTCTTTTCAAAAAGAGTGTCAGCATGTAGCGGCAGTTTTACTCGCAATACATCATAATCAAAAGGATATAAAAACTTATCAAGAAATACCTACTCATTTCAATGACAGTCTTCAATCTTTATTGAGTCATCATTCCTTGACTCCTGCTCGTCATCGAAACAGATTTGAAACTAGGCAAGTCGTTGAATTACAGTTGTTATGTGATATACAAACGGGGGAAAAATCTCTTCTTAAAATAGAACTAATGATTAATGATGTACAAGTAAAGGATATGATGGAGTTCCTGCTTGCACTTGACCAGGGATTACCATACACACTTTCATCTGATTTCACATTTAATACAGAGCTTTTTTGTTTTATCCGAGAAGATGAAGCATTACTTCGACAATTCATTCATATAAGTCGTGATCAGACGTTCATTTCAGAAAGCTATTTAATCATTCCTCCTTCTCATTGGGACCAAATCAAGACTTTATTACAAGAAGCACCACTTGCAAAAATAAAAGGGAAACCGATTTTAATAACAAATGAGACTTTACCACTTTCATTTCATCTTACAGAAGCAAAGAACCATAGCTATTTACTGAATGTAGAAGGACTTGGAAAGCTCGAATTTTTAGAGACTTATTCAACAATTTTAAGTGATGGAAAACTTGTGAATTTAGAGCGGAAAGAATTTAATTTGTTGTTGGATATAGATAAGCTACTTAAAAAATCTCCCTCTATTCAAGTACCTAAAAAGCAACTATCTTCTTTTATTGAAAAAGTTGTACCTTCTCTGCGAAAATTAGGTGTTGTTCATCTTTCAAGTACAATTGTGAATGAAATGAATGAGGTTCCTTTGGTGGCAAAGATCTATCTAGACCGATTAAAAAACAGATTATTAATTGGACTTGAATTCCAATACGATAATATTATGATCGATCCTTTAGATGAATTGGCTGATGAAAGCTCTTACGTATTAGTAAGAGATATAGAAAAAGAACAAGCAATCCTTACACTATTAGAAGATAGTGAGTGCACAAAAACAGATGGTGGTTTTTATTTACACAATGAGGCACTTGAATATGAATTTTTGCATTATATCGTACCAAAGCTTCAAAAACTCGCTCAAATCTATGCAACTACTGCTGTTCGAAACCGAATTTTCAGAGGTAATGGAAAGCCACGAATTCGGGTTAAAGTTAATAAAGAACGTACGAATTGGTTAGATTTCAAATTTAAAATGGATGGTATTGCAGAAGATGAGATTCGGGGGCTATTATCGGCTATTGAGGAAAAGAGAAAATATTATCGACTAAAAAACGGCTCACTATTTTCCTTAGAATCAAAGGAAATAGAAGAAATACAACGATTCTTAACGACCATTCCTGACGAAACAGACATTCATGAAGAATTTAGTTTACCTATTACGAAGAGTGCGAAGTACTTATCTATTTTCGGTGAGCATGATGCATACGAGGCAGAAAATACATTCAAAGACTTTCTTTCTGCTCTGCAATCACCAACAACATATCATGATGATCTTCCCATCCCTCTTCAAGACACATTAAGAAACTATCAAAAACAAGGCTTTACTTGGATGAAAACACTATCATTATATGGTTTTGGAGGAGTTCTAGCTGATGATATGGGACTTGGGAAGACCATTCAAAGTATCGCTTTTATCAGTTCAGAACTCTCAAATCTACGAAAAAGGAAACCTGTGCTGATTGTCTGTCCTTCTTCCTTAACTTATAACTGGCTTGCAGAGTTTGGGAAATTCACTCCACATATCCAGGCAATGGTTATTGACGGAGAGAAAAAGGAACGAGCAGCAATTCAGAGTGATAGTTCCGAATATGATGTGTTGATCACCTCCTATCCTCTGTTACGAAAAGACATTGAATGGTATGAGAAACAATCATTTCACACGATATTCTTTGATGAAGCACAAGCATTTAAAAATCCAACAACACAAACAGCAAAAGCGGCGAAGAAATTACAAGCTGAAAATCGTTTTGCTCTTACAGGAACACCTGTTGAAAATAGCCCTGAGGAGCTTTGGTCTATTTATAACATTGTATTTCCCGAGTTGTTCCAAGGACTTACGGAATTTAGTCATTTAACAAGCAAAGATATTGCGAAAAGAGTTCGTCCATTTTTACTTCGTAGATTAAAAGAGGATGTTTTGCAGGAACTACCTGCTAAAAATGAAACCACCCAGTCAATCGAACTGTCGAAACATCAAAAGGAGCTGTATGCAGGCTATTTAGCAAAGCTTCGTCATGATACATTAAAGCATCTAGACAAGGATACTCTTCGTAAAAATCGCATTAAGATATTAGCCGGTTTAACCCGCTTACGACAAATATGCTGTCATCCTGGATTATTTGTAGATGGTTATAAGGGTGAATCATCCAAGCTAGAACAATTGCTAGAGATTATAGATGAATGTAAACAGGCTGGTCGTAAGGTCTTAATTTTTTCTCAATTTACAAAAATGCTCCAAATCATTGGACAATCGTTAACGAAGCAAGGAGTTCCTTACTTTTATTTAGATGGACAAACTGCTTCCGAGGATCGTTTAGAATTATGTAATCGATTTAATGACGGAGAGCGTTCATTTTTTCTCATTTCCTTGAAAGCTGGTGGAACAGGCTTGAATTTAACAGGTGCAGATACGGTTATTCTTTATGATAGTTGGTGGAATCCAGCAGTAGAAGAACAGGCAATGGACCGTGCTCATCGAATTGGGCAATCAAGCGTAGTTGAAGTCATTAAGCTTGTAACAAAAGGTACAATTGAAGAGAAAATTAGTGAACTTCAAGAAAAGAAAAAACAAATGATTGAAGAAATTATGGATACAGAAGAAAATCAAGGATATAAGCTTTCAGATGAGGATATTAGGGAGATATTAAATCTCTAG
- a CDS encoding gamma-type small acid-soluble spore protein, translated as MANRNQNQASKTNAEEVRAQNAASQGQGSFGTEFASETNAQEVRQQNAQSQARKGQGNE; from the coding sequence ATGGCAAACAGAAACCAAAATCAAGCTTCTAAAACTAATGCTGAAGAAGTACGTGCACAAAACGCTGCTTCTCAAGGTCAAGGTTCTTTCGGAACTGAATTCGCTTCTGAGACTAATGCTCAAGAGGTACGTCAGCAAAACGCACAATCTCAAGCACGCAAAGGTCAAGGTAACGAATAA